DNA sequence from the Vicia villosa cultivar HV-30 ecotype Madison, WI linkage group LG3, Vvil1.0, whole genome shotgun sequence genome:
GCATAACGACAGAGACATTCTTCCAACGTGGTTGCCACTTAACTTTGAAAGCCATCTTGCAATCCAACATCTGATCCAATGCTAGTGGGAATTCCAAGGGATCATGAATGCTAGCCTGTAGGAGATTGCAAGACAAAGATCAGTTAACTCTGGCATAATTGTCTAGGTTTTTCCAATAGTATGTAAACGGAAATACCTTAATCATTGTATGACGCAGCTGAGAAGCAGACAATCCCAAAAGTAACTCACACTCTCGGTCCCAAAATAGAAAGTTACAGCTATTCCCGGCATGAGTAACCTCAATCTCAATCTTATACCTACATTCGCAGTATACATAGAGCACTCAAAAAGGTCATGTTCAGTACCTTGACAATCACACATATAAATGaaataacataaaacatgtgaCAAGTATGTTAACCTAAAAATCTCTGCCTCAGTGAAATGTCCAGCCTCACACTCAAACGGAGCTTTGTCACCACACGCAATACATGAACAAGCATGACAACCACGATAATACCAGCCATACGGAGAGGCAACCAGCATTTTAGTTTCTCCAACAGTCGCAGAAAATGTAATCTGCAATTATGGAACCAAAAGATAATACGATACACAGTCAAATGCAACGGAAAAATGGCAATATATACTAAATCAGAATAAAGGGCCAACAACTTCCAAACATACAGTTCTAAGTTTTATAATATCCCCAATAGGCATTACAACAGCCTTTGAAAGCAATTTCTGTACAGGAGTCATCTGTTGATTTTCAGAGTTCTGTGCTGAAAGCTGTGAGTTGGAACCCTCCTGGCCAGACAACGTAATCATGGAATCCTTCGGAAAACTGTCAAAGGAAGACAGTAATGTAACAATcacattgcataaaaattaaaACCACACAAGAGCAAATCCAGGGAGCATACCTTTCTATAAACTCTTTCATCGGCAGCAAATCAGTATTCAGACCAAGGACGGTAACATTAAACGTGTTTGTCACGGACAGTGGAAACTTACCTATTCAAATAGAATGTTACATAACCATCTATATCAAAATACAAGGATATCTAACCATCTATATTCAATTACTAACTCTGTTCCTTGACTTTCGCATATTGGATCATGACAAAAATAGGACCAGAATCATCTCCGCGCTCCTGCTTGAACTTCATGAATTGTTCAGCATAGGATTCCCAAAGCGTGCAATTGATAGTATTCTCACTGAAGAAATAATACAAACCATGTCATCTACATAGTCACATAAGATATGTTCGATAAATTATACAATAAATATGAATACAAACCCCCCGTCACGCAGCATCATGTTAATCTGCTGCTTCCGGGCACCTGATGTGGTCTGTGAATACCCAATACTTTCCACCATACCGATGACATCTAAAACACATACAGCCAAAAAAACCTTAAAATGAAACAACACATAAAAAacaaatccagtcaaacagaatagagataaaatattCTACCTATTAGCACATCCTTGTTAAAGTTGCCGTTTATTATATCTGTAAATTTAGTAAACACCAACGGCTTTGGAGGTATTTCAGCGTTGTTATCATCCGTAACCGTAGTGCCAGCAGTAAACTTCAACATAAACTTATGAGACGAAGGTCTGAAAGCCGCAACATTAGCCTGAACCTTAAAATTGGAAACCGTGTAACTATGATCCAAGACCATTTTTTCGGAAAAAAGAGATACATGCGGTGCAGGAACAACAACATGTATGTCACCACCctggaaaaaacattaaaatcaaacatacaacaaaccaaaaacaatatatgtaAAAACAACCAAACAATGCACTTCATTACCGATACATCAAcaaaaatcatctcaaaatgctcCCTCTTGTTCGAAACAACTGTCCATTTGTGGTGCACACGAACAGAAACTTTCCAAAGTTCTTTGTTGTCATTGATGTCACATATTTTTGCTAATGGTCTTGCCATATTGAACACTGGTATGATACTGCAGAAAAGTGTAGCCAACCAATACTATAAATAACAAAACCATGTAGGAGTTACAAACTCTTTATTCCACTCTTCATTACATAACCATAACCGATGCTGAAGCTGAATGGAAAGAAGCATATAAAGTCCTCATTAAGTTCTGCTTGTAACATATAATAATGGAGCATAGAAGCTGCATGGACAAACCGAACTTAATGCCAATTATATGAGACATCAATGGTGGAATATGGAACAACATACcttcattaatcatcaaaattaCACATGGCGCATCAAGAAGAAACAAATTCTGCTCTAAGACTAAGCCACTTGGCAGCACCACATAGAAAGTTCAAAAAGATagaactttcttatattatagatgagtTCTTAACAGTAGTTTAACaaataataaatagataaaatataaaaaagtacACTAAAGTAAAATATGTTCAGAGTTCTTAGGTGtgaaattaggggtggcaaaacggaccgGGAatccgcgcacccgccaaaaattggcgggttgggttgggattttaggctcgccgctcgccaaagcccgccccgccaaaatccgctgcccgccatacccgccccgccaaagctcgccgctcgccaaaacccgctcctcctccaaaactcactctttttttagttaattctagtaattgcaattcttgatggtttattttatacatttatttataaatatatgtaatattttttagagtaaatttgttaaaaaattagttttattaaaaattgttttaaaaaataagtgaaaagtttaattaaaaggtaaaaaaagcatattaatctattaaaaaatataaataaaaataggcgggtaagcccgccgcccgccaacccgccatcttggcggaacgggcatgattttgatgcccattttacttggcgggcctGCCCGCCccactcgttttttggcgggcataaggcggggcgggcggcggggcgggctgcccgttttgccacccctatgtgAAATATTATAGTCAAATATATTATCATTTATAATTATTGAacattttataattgaaaaaaaattatattaattatcattaacATATCTATGAATATTTAcaatctaaatattttatatactttctcgcattttaaacaaaatttttatttattttataaaaactaaTATTAAATACATGTATAtcacaatatttttaaaatttatttattagttGGCTTTAGTtcattaaaattatcattttctGAATTTGTTAAAAATCTAAGATGGTATATTCTAATAAAACTCGTGTAATTCACAGGTAATTTACCTAGTTCATTTCAATCTCAATGAATATCATGTAAAACCTAAAAGGACATTACCAAGACTcagaaaataaaaaaggtatgAACAAAAAACACCATTTGTCGTTCTTTAAAACCATCAAATTAACTAGTTACTTATTCTTTCAAATTGaaagtttcaattttttaattatagtttgaATGAACCAGAACAATCTTGGATGAAAATTGTCCCGTAACTACAAGAACAAATATGTTAATAGAACAACCACATAAATCGTTCCAAGAAATCTTTGGTAATATAATcgcatcattttttttatttggagTCAAAGCATTACTTTCTTATTTATCCAAAAAACAATAAGTACATCTGAtccaaagatccagaaaactaaATCATATCTAGCTATGACAACTAATTAGTTATTATATGGAATTTAAGTTTGTTGTTCAAACAATCGCACCATTCTTTAAACCTCTTCTCTGTCCGTTGAATGGCTATCCGCCCACGCCACTTACTACTACTCCGATGATAATAAAGATGCAATAGGTGATGCATGTGACTGTGGTAATTATTTATTCTTCTTTTACTTCCCTTTGCTCTCCTTCAATTCATTTTATATTCTTTCTATTTTGCATGGTTAGTCAAATGTTGCAGATATTTATGCTTGGGCAGTTTGGCATGGTGTGTTCTACCATTAAGCAATTTCTTACTTAAGTagttttgttttctaatttttctACTTGCCTTTTAAACCAAAtttctttgttttttcttctCCCAGAAAATACTTCGacctataaaaaaattgtctCATGGAAATATTACACAAGTTAAAAGTTTTAATTAAGTAGTGGCTTAATGTTAAGATGTTCAgtttttatttagatttaaattTGTAATGGAATAATCCATCAACTttgtatattttatctttaatttagaagataaatgaattattaaaaaataattaaatatctaaaaaaattagacattgaaataaaagagaaaatagtTTAAATCTATTAAATCTGTTATATTTTACCTTTGCACGAATTCACTTTTTacttttatgtgcattttattTATGGAGTATTTGAAATGAGATATAAATTTATTAGTATCTTAATAATCCTTTGTTctttaatattattttcaattaaaaaaaaatattaaattattcaattaattatattaaataattatttttaattaataatacatACTCTATTATTTAAAGAAACTTTTATGTATCCTATTGATAACAAAGACATTTCATAATAAATTATAAGCTTACTAactttatttgtaaattataaataattctaaaatatttttttatttaacaatttttaatccgtgcctcgcacgggtctaaataCTAGTCTTCGGTAACAATCACACCATGTTTTTTGAGTCAAAGCGTTACTTATTTATCCAAAAAACAATAAGTACATCTGATCCGAAGATCCAGGAAACTAAGTCATATCTCGCTATGACAATTAATTAGCTATTACATGGAATTTAAGTTTGTTGTTCAAACAATCGCACCATTCTTTTAACCTCTTCTTCGTCCGTTGAATGGCTATCCGCCCACGTCACTTACTACTACTACTCCGATGATAATATAGATGCAATAGGCGATGCATGTGACTGTGGCGACCCTCTCAGAAATGGTTTTTAATCTGAGTCAGCAGAAGACCAAATGTGTTAAAGATTGAAAATAATTGAACACAAAGAGGAAATCGATTGAAGAAAAAATCAATGAAGGATGAGACGAAAACAAGTGTTGATGGAGAACGATGGATTTTGTTCAAAATCAAGCCATAATGAAGCAAAAACAattgaagatgaacatgattCTTCTTTTAGGGTTTGGAATTTGAAGGAAAACGAATACCCCTTTTGAACG
Encoded proteins:
- the LOC131657676 gene encoding uncharacterized protein LOC131657676 — protein: MVLDHSYTVSNFKVQANVAAFRPSSHKFMLKFTAGTTVTDDNNAEIPPKPLVFTKFTDIINGNFNKDVLIDVIGMVESIGYSQTTSGARKQQINMMLRDGGENTINCTLWESYAEQFMKFKQERGDDSGPIFVMIQYAKVKEQSKFPLSVTNTFNVTVLGLNTDLLPMKEFIESFPKDSMITLSGQEGSNSQLSAQNSENQQMTPVQKLLSKAVVMPIGDIIKLRTITFSATVGETKMLVASPYGCSV